One genomic region from Rosa rugosa chromosome 1, drRosRugo1.1, whole genome shotgun sequence encodes:
- the LOC133730449 gene encoding protein FAR1-RELATED SEQUENCE 5-like, translating to MDNSLGATNIDIENSDLELDWKPRKGMEFDSEQAAYDFYNRYGGKKGFSIRRETHGKNKRTKELTSRLFVCCKEGIRSKDKRDYMIRKPRAETRTGCGAQLCIKLNRRNNKFFVSHFVEEHNHPLVGKECSHMLPSQRKVQDSQGIDIDLAHDSGIGVTSLYELMGKQAGGRDVVGYTKQDVKNYLRSRRQRSLEYGEAGYIMKYFSDQTLENPSFYHAMQLDSEEQITNLFWADAKMIIDYGQFGDVVSFDTTYKVNKSNRPLAVFVGFNHHRETIIFGVALMYDETADSFIWLFETFLRAMSGKAPKTIFTYQDAAMAKALRHDMPDSYHRLCKWHMMQNAIKHGHSFLTEEGGITSVLSRFMENVEEEDELISAWDAMLDKYGARDNTWLSSIYDLREKWGFLYVKRAWSAGIRSTQLSESFNSALKKYLDSDHNLSEFFIHFERMVADKRYKELEAEYDMCFRLPILKMHVKMLYEARRVYIKLIFEDFQDQFESSLEASITNCVDIDGGKIYTVIRDGYSRERQVKRDSDDIVSCSCRLFEMKGVVCRHIIKVLREVMQIKEIPEHYILKRWTKKARAESVQDMHGREIQPDPKLQQASWYRSLCSTYIRISNRASENEKAYKLAMIHAEKLAKEIEDLLWSEMNANGDENEHTTQSTPIEQLNGNVVNAKGLKKKESSRGRKRRIKSQLEISMEKNKRQKQSSKKAIEVTPDAMNNVYKVTIDPLCDEENIAADLTCNADQFLEQDISASSLRFLACSQVLHHSVLFL from the exons aagaacaaaagaactcACTTCAAGATTATTTGTTTGCTGTAAGGAAGGTATTCGATCCAAAGATAAGAGGGATTACATGATCAGAAAACCCAGAGCAGAGACAAGAACAGGTTGCGGTGCTCAACTTTGTATTAAATTGAATAGGAGGAACAATAAGTTCTTTGTTAGCCATTTTGTTGAAGAGCACAATCATCCTCTTGTGGGGAAAGAATGTTCCCACATGCTACCTTCGCAACGGAAAGTACAAGACTCTCAAGGCATTGACATAGACTTAGCACACGATTCTGGAATTGGTGTGACTTCTCTATATGAATTGATGGGTAAGCAAGCAGGTGGAAGAGATGTTGTTGGGTATACAAAACAGGATGTAAAAAACTACCTTCGATCAAGGAGACAGAGAAGCTTGGAGTATGGAGAAGCTGGATATATTATGAAATATTTTTCAGATCAAACATTGGAAAACCCTTCATTCTACCATGCTATGCAATTAGATAGTGAGGAGCAAATAACAAACTTATTTTGGGCAGATGCTAAAATGATCATTGATTATGGCCAATTTGGGGATGTTGTTAGTTTTGATACAACATACAAGGTTAACAAATCTAATCGACCTCTTGCTGTGTTTGTCGGATTCAATCATCACCGCGAGACTATTATATTTGGGGTGGCTCTAATGTATGATGAAACAGCTGATTCATTTATATGGTTGTTTGAGACATTTTTGAGGGCAATGTCTGGAAAGGCTCCAAAGACAATATTTACATATCAAGATGCTGCAATGGCAAAGGCTCTTCGACATGATATGCCTGATTCATATCATAGGCTTTGCAAATGGCATATGATGCAAAATGCCATAAAGCATGGACATAGTTTTTTGACAGAAGAAGGTGGGATCACAAGTGTTTTGTCAAGGTTCATGGAAAATGTTGAGGAGGAAGATGAGCTTATATCTGCTTGGGATGCTATGCTTGATAAATATGGTGCTCGTGACAATACTTGGTTAAGTAGCATATATGATTTAAGAGAAAAATGGGGTTTTCTGTATGTTAAGAGAGCATGGTCAGCTGGAATAAGAAGCACTCAACTGAGTGAAAGTTTTAACTCGGCCTTGAAAAAATATTTAGACTCTGACCATAATCTGTCAGAGTTTTTTATACACTTTGAGAGGATGGTTGCTGATAAAAGGTATAAGGAGTTAGAGGCAGAATATGATATGTGCTTCAGGTTGCCTATTCTGAAAATGCATGTGAAAATGCTATATGAAGCAAGAAGAGTTTACATTAAGCTGATATTTGAAGATTTTCAGGATCAATTTGAATCATCCCTTGAAGCTTCTATAACAAATTGTGTTGATATTGATGGTGGAAAGATATATACAGTTATTAGAGATGGTTACTCTAGAGAACGCCAAGTGAAGAGAGATAGTGATGATATAGTCTCTTGTAGTTGCAGATTGTTTGAGATGAAAGGGGTTGTATGTAGGCACATTATCAAGGTCCTTAGAGAAGTGATGCAAATCAAAGAAATTCCTGAGCATTATATCTTAAAAAGATGGACAAAAAAAGCTAGAGCTGAAAGTGTTCAAGACATGCATGGGCGTGAAATTCAACCAGACCCTAAGTTGCAACAAGCCTCTTGGTACAGATCCTTATGTTCCACCTACATTAGGATATCAAACAGGGCTTCTGAAAATGAAAAGGCATACAAATTAGCAATGATACATGCAGAGAAATTAGCAAAAGAAATTGAAGACTTGCTATGGTCTGAAATGAATGCTAATGGGGATGAGAATGAACATACAACTCAATCTACTCCTATTGAACAACTCAATGGTAATGTGGTGAATGCAAAGGGACTGAAGAAAAAGGAATCTTCTAGAGGAAGAAAACGGCGAATCAAGAGTCAATTGGAGATAAGcatggaaaaaaataaaagacagaaACAATCTAGTAAAAAAGCTATTGAG GTAACTCCTGATGCAATGAATAATGTATACAAGGTGACTATTGATCCACTATGTGATGAAGAGAATATTGCTGCTGATCTAACATGTAATGCAGACCAATTTCTGGAACAAGATATATCTGCATCTTCACTTAGATTTCTTGCTTGTAGTCAG GTTCTGCAtcattctgttttgtttttgtaa